A genomic stretch from Sulfurihydrogenibium azorense Az-Fu1 includes:
- a CDS encoding NifB/NifX family molybdenum-iron cluster-binding protein, protein MKIALPIKPQKDEYLVSPAFGKAKFFLIYDTQSQDVKIVENEHLSGRDVVNILSKEKVEIVITNHLGGGAYQHMINCGIKPYYTESKNVPYKEVINQFLEGKLREFQPIDFMLMPHVDKK, encoded by the coding sequence ATGAAAATAGCCTTACCTATAAAACCACAAAAAGATGAGTATTTAGTATCACCAGCTTTTGGAAAAGCAAAGTTCTTTCTTATCTACGATACACAGTCTCAAGATGTTAAAATAGTAGAAAACGAGCATTTAAGTGGAAGGGATGTTGTAAACATTCTCTCAAAAGAAAAGGTTGAAATAGTGATAACAAACCACTTAGGTGGTGGAGCTTACCAGCATATGATAAATTGTGGAATAAAACCTTATTACACAGAATCTAAAAATGTACCTTACAAAGAAGTGATTAATCAGTTTTTAGAAGGGAAACTAAGAGAGTTTCAACCTATAGATTTTATGCTTATGCCACATGTAGATAAAAAGTAA
- a CDS encoding NAD(P)/FAD-dependent oxidoreductase gives MKKVVVLGGGIGGIEAAIFLRKYKFDVEVISDRDYFYIYPISIWIPTKEKKFQDVIIPIKDLANAHGFKFTQDKVLKVDRDSFTLEKAGERKDFDYLVVALGQDKLKHKGIEYTYSICGNPNETLKYAEKLDQLVKKGHGKLAFGFGGNPKAKEAVRGGPVFELLFNVDYYLRKLKIRENFELIFFAPMPKPGERLGENALKMMDMMFKKLNIKSYTGKKITEFTQDGILLEDGTKIESDLTCFVPAGDGHPAVKSGNLPQTEAGFIVVELTNQVKGVENVYAVGDSCSLEGPDWKAKQGHLAEVMARNTAYNIALKEGLEKGNPKTYIEHINILCLMDMGNGGGLAYRDNKRALLLPLPIIGHWMKKGWGLYYKLSKLGKIPRLPGM, from the coding sequence ATGAAAAAAGTAGTAGTTCTTGGTGGTGGGATAGGAGGTATTGAAGCTGCTATCTTTTTAAGAAAGTATAAATTTGATGTAGAGGTTATCTCTGATAGAGATTACTTTTACATCTATCCAATATCAATCTGGATTCCCACAAAAGAAAAGAAGTTTCAAGATGTTATCATACCTATAAAAGACCTTGCAAATGCGCATGGATTTAAATTCACTCAAGACAAGGTTTTAAAAGTAGATAGAGATAGTTTTACTTTAGAGAAAGCTGGTGAGAGAAAAGACTTTGATTATTTGGTAGTTGCCTTAGGTCAGGATAAGTTAAAACACAAGGGTATTGAGTACACTTACTCTATATGTGGAAATCCCAATGAAACTCTTAAATATGCAGAGAAGTTAGACCAACTTGTTAAAAAAGGACATGGAAAACTTGCCTTTGGCTTTGGTGGTAATCCAAAAGCAAAAGAAGCTGTTAGAGGTGGTCCTGTTTTTGAGCTTCTATTTAACGTTGACTACTATCTTAGAAAATTAAAAATAAGAGAAAACTTTGAGCTTATATTCTTTGCTCCTATGCCAAAACCAGGAGAAAGATTAGGAGAAAATGCTTTAAAAATGATGGATATGATGTTTAAAAAGTTAAATATAAAATCTTACACAGGAAAAAAGATAACAGAGTTTACCCAAGACGGTATATTATTAGAAGATGGAACAAAGATAGAGTCTGATTTAACTTGTTTTGTGCCTGCTGGTGATGGTCATCCTGCTGTAAAATCTGGCAACCTTCCTCAAACAGAAGCAGGATTTATAGTAGTAGAGCTTACAAACCAAGTAAAAGGTGTTGAAAACGTCTACGCTGTAGGAGACAGCTGTAGTCTTGAAGGTCCTGACTGGAAGGCAAAACAAGGTCATTTAGCAGAAGTAATGGCAAGGAATACAGCGTACAACATAGCCTTAAAAGAAGGATTAGAAAAAGGTAATCCAAAAACTTACATAGAACATATTAACATCCTATGTCTTATGGATATGGGGAATGGTGGAGGTCTTGCCTACAGAGACAATAAAAGGGCTCTACTATTACCACTTCCTATAATAGGGCATTGGATGAAGAAAGGCTGGGGACTATACTACAAACTCTCTAAATTAGGAAAAATCCCAAGACTCCCAGGAATGTAG
- the thyX gene encoding FAD-dependent thymidylate synthase: protein MKITDFFSLEDFSKTIPFTALGARVCYNDGDLQSLLNDPRVVDKQTRANFLSKLGNYKHFSVFSHSFVYKKVGELNALKIAATKFKSHYNPKYPDVIGVSLRHYLEELLEIDPQQYLKAFEKIAEFDVPINPLGTVENVSLIGLITEYDGYAVFFIDNVSRTLTHQLVRHTALNFSQRSQRYVREEENYCIIPPSVKENDKTVDLKTVENIKDLFDEILDIIKKSVDNTSQTVKDSIEILDKRVNNIRLSKTMTAHEMALVYDELSQLIYDLFVHYFKIKREDARFFLPNGRRTTIVVSGTLSWIRDFIQKRNTPHAQWEIRSLAYKMQQLLEEQGAF from the coding sequence GTGAAGATAACAGATTTTTTCTCTTTAGAAGATTTTAGTAAGACCATACCTTTTACTGCACTTGGGGCAAGGGTTTGTTATAACGATGGAGATTTACAGTCTTTGTTAAACGACCCAAGGGTTGTAGATAAACAGACAAGGGCTAACTTTTTGTCAAAACTTGGAAACTATAAACACTTTTCTGTTTTCTCCCATTCTTTTGTATACAAAAAAGTCGGAGAGTTAAACGCTTTAAAGATAGCTGCAACAAAATTTAAATCTCACTACAACCCCAAATATCCAGATGTTATAGGAGTAAGTCTCAGACACTACCTCGAGGAGCTGTTGGAAATAGACCCACAGCAGTATTTAAAAGCTTTTGAGAAGATAGCAGAGTTTGATGTACCTATAAACCCACTTGGAACTGTAGAAAATGTTTCTTTAATAGGTCTTATAACAGAGTATGACGGCTACGCCGTGTTTTTTATAGACAACGTAAGCAGAACTCTAACCCATCAGTTAGTCAGACATACAGCTCTAAACTTTTCTCAAAGAAGTCAAAGGTATGTAAGGGAAGAAGAAAATTACTGTATCATTCCCCCATCAGTAAAAGAGAACGATAAAACTGTAGATTTAAAAACTGTAGAGAATATAAAAGACTTGTTTGACGAGATTTTAGACATAATAAAAAAATCTGTAGACAATACAAGTCAAACAGTAAAAGACAGTATTGAGATTTTAGACAAAAGAGTAAACAATATAAGACTATCAAAAACTATGACTGCTCATGAAATGGCATTAGTTTATGATGAATTATCACAGCTTATATACGACCTTTTTGTCCATTACTTTAAAATAAAAAGAGAAGATGCAAGATTTTTCCTACCAAACGGAAGAAGAACTACTATAGTGGTATCTGGAACGTTGAGCTGGATAAGAGACTTCATACAAAAAAGAAATACTCCCCACGCCCAGTGGGAGATAAGGAGTTTAGCATACAAGATGCAACAGCTTTTGGAAGAACAAGGTGCTTTCTAA
- a CDS encoding ABC1 kinase family protein: MLSKKLKFYSRFKEITLQLSKLGIYNIYEYFKVLFGIEVDPSLKPQKIRQTLEYLGPSFIKLGQILSIRPDLIPQSVIIELIKLQDKVQPIPFDQIKPIIENEINKPLEEVFQYIDPNPIGSASIAQVYYGVLKSGEKVAVKVKRPGLEDLISLDAEIFLKIISFLEKHSKTVKDLDLKSVIYQYKYTTLREANFEIEASNIRTFRKNFENYNKNFYIPKYYPQYSTKNLLVLEFIEGYKLSQLDQINISRKHLAEVITDAYYKMVFKDGFYHADPHPGNFIIKSDGTVVLLDYGMVGNISGEKRKLLYEHIFAVVNKNTELAMNFYEGMGMITPKTDLDKLESFVETFIEKYYNKTLSNINLKEMVLEIIDLMRECNLKLPTSLAYLGKSAIGLDGVIRNLDPSFNPTERLSKFLTKSVVEYTREKFNEILKIFDFYYNLAFKLDRIIKLLNIERLTLRILFKDLEELQNFYKSQVSKIALSIIFAAFLISSGLFSMAGDFKTSKILMYLSFLTFLFLLYRLIRF, from the coding sequence GTGCTTTCTAAAAAGTTAAAATTCTACAGTAGATTTAAAGAGATAACTCTACAACTTTCAAAACTTGGAATATACAACATTTACGAGTATTTTAAAGTTTTATTTGGTATAGAGGTTGACCCTTCTTTAAAACCTCAAAAGATACGCCAAACCCTTGAGTATTTAGGACCTTCCTTTATAAAACTTGGTCAGATACTCAGTATAAGACCAGATTTAATACCTCAGTCTGTGATAATTGAACTTATTAAACTTCAAGATAAAGTACAACCAATACCATTTGACCAAATAAAACCGATTATAGAAAATGAGATTAACAAACCCTTAGAAGAAGTTTTCCAGTATATAGACCCAAATCCGATAGGGTCAGCTTCTATAGCACAGGTTTACTATGGTGTTTTAAAATCCGGAGAAAAAGTTGCTGTAAAGGTAAAAAGACCGGGTTTAGAAGATTTAATATCTCTTGATGCAGAGATATTTTTAAAAATAATCTCATTTTTAGAAAAACACTCAAAAACAGTAAAAGACCTTGATTTAAAGTCTGTAATATACCAGTACAAATACACAACACTAAGGGAAGCTAACTTTGAGATAGAAGCATCTAACATAAGAACTTTTAGAAAAAACTTTGAGAACTACAATAAGAATTTTTACATTCCTAAGTACTACCCACAGTACTCTACAAAAAACTTACTTGTTTTAGAGTTTATAGAAGGTTATAAACTATCTCAGTTAGACCAAATTAATATCTCTAGGAAACATTTAGCTGAAGTTATTACAGATGCTTACTACAAAATGGTGTTTAAAGATGGGTTTTACCACGCAGACCCTCATCCTGGAAACTTTATCATTAAATCTGATGGAACAGTTGTTTTACTTGATTACGGAATGGTTGGTAATATATCAGGAGAAAAAAGGAAGCTCCTTTACGAACATATATTTGCAGTGGTAAACAAAAACACAGAACTGGCTATGAACTTTTACGAAGGAATGGGAATGATAACTCCTAAAACAGATTTAGACAAACTTGAAAGTTTTGTAGAAACATTTATAGAAAAGTATTACAATAAGACCTTATCAAACATAAATCTAAAAGAGATGGTTTTAGAGATTATTGACCTCATGAGAGAATGTAATTTAAAACTGCCTACCTCTTTAGCATACCTTGGAAAATCAGCAATAGGTCTTGATGGAGTGATAAGAAACCTTGACCCATCCTTTAATCCAACTGAAAGACTATCCAAGTTTTTAACTAAGTCAGTAGTAGAGTATACAAGAGAAAAATTTAATGAAATATTAAAGATTTTTGACTTCTACTACAACTTAGCCTTTAAGTTAGATAGGATAATTAAACTTTTAAACATAGAAAGACTAACCCTTAGAATTCTGTTTAAAGATTTAGAGGAGCTACAGAACTTTTACAAAAGTCAAGTTTCAAAGATAGCATTATCTATAATTTTTGCGGCATTTTTAATATCTTCTGGTTTATTTTCAATGGCAGGAGATTTTAAGACTTCTAAGATTTTAATGTATCTGTCTTTCTTAACGTTTCTCTTTTTATTGTACAGATTAATCAGGTTTTAA
- a CDS encoding cob(I)yrinic acid a,c-diamide adenosyltransferase, whose amino-acid sequence MIYIFTGNGKGKTTAAIGTAIRALGNGEKVLFIQFMKDETITSETKILRKLENITLKSFGRKGFYLPKDMLEKNPDLVKYGVKPLEEIDKKLAYEGLEFVRENIENSDLIVLDEVCIAIYFRLLKVEDVIDLLKKFPHKDFIITGRNCPQELLDIADLITEMKEVKHPYQKGIKAKKGLDY is encoded by the coding sequence ATGATATACATTTTTACAGGAAACGGTAAAGGAAAAACTACAGCAGCAATAGGCACAGCCATAAGAGCTTTGGGAAATGGTGAGAAAGTTCTTTTTATCCAATTTATGAAAGATGAAACTATCACTTCAGAAACAAAGATTTTAAGAAAATTAGAAAACATTACTCTAAAAAGCTTCGGTAGAAAAGGGTTTTATTTACCAAAGGATATGCTTGAAAAAAATCCCGATTTAGTCAAATACGGAGTAAAACCTCTTGAAGAGATTGATAAAAAGCTTGCTTACGAAGGTCTTGAATTTGTAAGAGAAAACATAGAAAATAGCGATTTAATAGTTCTTGATGAAGTTTGTATAGCCATTTATTTTAGACTTTTAAAAGTTGAAGATGTAATAGATTTATTAAAAAAATTTCCCCACAAAGATTTTATAATTACAGGTAGAAACTGTCCACAAGAGTTGTTAGATATAGCTGATTTAATAACAGAGATGAAAGAAGTTAAACACCCATACCAAAAAGGCATAAAGGCCAAAAAAGGATTAGATTATTAA
- a CDS encoding adenosylcobalamin-dependent ribonucleoside-diphosphate reductase: MIEKIIKRDGRVVDFDISKIANAIWKAMQAVGEKDKSLSESLAKKVVEKLESKLSSNQIPTVEQVQDIVEETLIEAGLSKVAKAYILYREKRAQIRKEKMQILNKDYIDEVDKAFDINALRVLVSRYLNKDESGRVVESPKQLFQRVAIHVTLPSLLYDERVFSKKSSLQKESKIKIQDYLGKARIGKYFLNIYHLEALERLHKRMNKEKLMKKDFSEILNMLTKDEFKDYEKEVDEYYNLMVSRKFMPNTPALVNFGNPLGMGMACFVLGMEDSLLSIMETLKNAAIIFQSGGGCGYNFSTLRPEGDFVRSTHGVSSGPIAFMTLFDKMTDVIKQGGVRRGANMGILNSDHPDIEKFVVAKKGNLQLTNFNISVFLKEDFWEYYKENKPYPLINPRNKQIVKYINPKNFFDLIVYQGWESAEPGLLFDDNINRYNPFLKALGKIESTNPCGEVLLYPNESCDLGSINLWAFVEEEYDGEKRVVKINWEDLEKTVRLAVRFLDNILDINKYPLKKIEERTLKTRKIGLGVMGLADTLFELELPYDSKEGLDFMERIMEFINYYSKLESIEIAKKRGSFPYFNKSFYKNGNLPFRGFYEKESWHFDWEKVSQDIKNHGLRNAYTTVIAPTGSISMIAGCSAGIEPVYSLVYEKKVTIGSFYYVNPVFEKFMEREGLFDDNLIKDVVRNNGSIKNIPYIPQRYKNVFKTAKDISGKDHVKALASIQKWVDSSVSKTINFPEDVSIEEMKETYLLAHELGCKGLTVYREKSIAGVYTVPQEQKEERKVMTSLKDEKVKGPTIYKEITPSFYTQEDYITASEKCPQCGTPLIVKEGCKICPNCGWSACSL; encoded by the coding sequence ATGATTGAAAAGATTATAAAAAGAGACGGAAGAGTTGTAGATTTTGATATTTCAAAAATAGCAAATGCAATATGGAAAGCTATGCAAGCAGTAGGAGAAAAAGATAAAAGTTTGTCAGAATCTTTAGCTAAGAAAGTTGTAGAAAAACTGGAAAGTAAACTCTCTTCTAATCAAATTCCAACTGTTGAACAAGTACAAGACATTGTTGAAGAAACATTAATAGAAGCAGGACTTTCAAAAGTAGCAAAAGCATACATTCTTTATAGAGAAAAAAGAGCTCAGATAAGAAAAGAAAAAATGCAAATTTTAAATAAAGATTATATAGATGAAGTAGATAAAGCTTTTGATATTAACGCTTTAAGAGTCTTAGTTTCAAGGTATCTAAACAAAGATGAGTCGGGAAGAGTTGTTGAAAGCCCTAAACAACTTTTTCAAAGAGTTGCAATCCATGTAACTTTACCTTCTCTTTTATACGATGAAAGAGTATTTTCTAAAAAATCTTCCTTACAAAAAGAAAGTAAGATAAAAATACAGGACTACCTTGGAAAAGCAAGGATTGGAAAATACTTTTTGAACATATACCACTTAGAAGCCCTTGAAAGACTTCATAAAAGAATGAACAAAGAAAAATTAATGAAGAAAGACTTTTCAGAAATACTTAATATGTTAACAAAGGATGAGTTTAAAGATTACGAAAAAGAGGTAGATGAATACTATAACCTCATGGTAAGTCGTAAATTTATGCCAAACACACCAGCCCTTGTCAATTTTGGTAATCCTCTTGGAATGGGTATGGCTTGCTTTGTTTTAGGTATGGAAGACTCTCTTTTATCTATAATGGAAACTTTAAAAAACGCAGCTATAATATTCCAATCAGGAGGAGGATGCGGTTATAACTTTTCTACATTAAGACCTGAAGGTGATTTTGTAAGATCAACACATGGAGTTAGCTCTGGACCTATAGCTTTTATGACTCTCTTTGACAAAATGACAGATGTAATAAAACAAGGTGGTGTTAGACGCGGTGCAAATATGGGTATTCTAAACAGTGATCATCCAGATATAGAAAAATTTGTAGTTGCAAAAAAAGGCAACTTACAGCTTACAAACTTTAACATATCTGTTTTCTTAAAAGAGGATTTTTGGGAGTACTACAAAGAAAATAAACCTTACCCTCTTATAAATCCAAGGAACAAACAAATAGTAAAATACATAAACCCGAAAAATTTTTTTGATTTGATTGTATATCAAGGTTGGGAATCGGCAGAACCAGGGCTACTTTTTGATGACAACATAAACAGATACAATCCTTTTTTAAAAGCGTTAGGAAAAATAGAATCTACAAACCCTTGTGGAGAAGTCCTCTTATATCCAAACGAGTCTTGTGATTTAGGTTCGATAAATCTATGGGCATTTGTTGAGGAGGAGTACGACGGAGAAAAGAGAGTTGTAAAGATTAACTGGGAAGATTTAGAAAAAACGGTAAGATTAGCTGTGAGATTTTTAGATAACATTTTAGATATAAACAAGTATCCTCTTAAAAAAATAGAAGAAAGAACACTAAAAACAAGAAAGATAGGTTTAGGTGTAATGGGACTTGCTGATACTCTTTTTGAGCTGGAACTACCTTACGATAGTAAAGAAGGCCTTGACTTTATGGAAAGGATAATGGAGTTTATAAACTACTACTCAAAATTAGAATCAATAGAAATAGCTAAAAAGAGAGGCTCTTTTCCATACTTTAACAAAAGTTTTTATAAAAATGGAAATTTACCATTTAGAGGATTTTACGAGAAAGAATCTTGGCATTTTGATTGGGAAAAGGTTTCTCAGGATATAAAAAATCATGGACTAAGAAATGCATACACTACTGTAATAGCACCGACAGGGTCTATAAGTATGATAGCAGGATGTTCTGCTGGTATAGAACCTGTTTACAGCCTAGTTTATGAGAAGAAAGTTACAATCGGTTCTTTTTATTACGTAAATCCTGTCTTTGAAAAATTTATGGAAAGAGAAGGTTTATTTGATGATAACCTAATAAAAGATGTTGTTAGAAACAATGGAAGTATAAAAAATATACCTTACATACCTCAAAGGTACAAAAATGTTTTTAAAACAGCAAAAGATATTTCTGGAAAAGACCACGTAAAAGCTTTAGCATCAATACAAAAATGGGTAGATTCTTCGGTATCTAAGACAATAAATTTTCCAGAAGATGTTAGTATAGAAGAGATGAAAGAAACTTACCTTTTAGCCCATGAACTTGGATGTAAAGGTCTCACAGTTTATAGAGAAAAATCTATAGCTGGAGTTTATACAGTACCACAAGAACAAAAAGAAGAAAGAAAAGTTATGACATCTTTAAAAGATGAAAAAGTAAAAGGTCCTACTATCTACAAAGAGATAACACCTTCTTTTTATACTCAGGAAGATTATATAACAGCATCTGAAAAATGTCCCCAATGTGGAACTCCTCTTATAGTTAAAGAAGGTTGTAAAATCTGTCCTAACTGTGGATGGAGTGCGTGTAGCTTATGA
- a CDS encoding class II aldolase/adducin family protein, giving the protein MNEIIKQMQFTGMVLHQLRLVSSHGGNLSVRDGDYIYITKTGRMAGFLKEEDIIKLPIFQETPQDKEASIELIVHREIYKKNPEISAIVHAHPITATTLAYFLDEFEPIDIEGQLFIKKVPTCIVSKPSASMELAESLAEIFKKGYVVSVVRSHGSFAVGKSLNEALKYTSTLENSAEIFYRWKTISLMK; this is encoded by the coding sequence TTGAATGAGATTATAAAGCAGATGCAGTTTACAGGAATGGTTTTACACCAACTTAGACTTGTTTCATCTCATGGTGGAAATTTAAGTGTAAGAGATGGAGATTACATTTACATAACTAAAACTGGAAGAATGGCAGGCTTTTTAAAAGAAGAAGATATAATAAAACTACCTATTTTTCAAGAAACACCACAAGATAAAGAAGCTTCTATAGAGCTTATAGTTCATAGAGAAATCTACAAAAAAAATCCTGAAATATCAGCAATAGTTCACGCCCATCCAATAACAGCTACCACACTGGCTTATTTTTTAGATGAGTTTGAGCCTATAGACATAGAAGGACAACTCTTTATAAAAAAAGTTCCTACATGTATAGTTAGTAAACCCTCTGCATCGATGGAGCTGGCAGAAAGTTTGGCAGAAATATTTAAAAAAGGTTATGTTGTATCTGTGGTTAGGTCTCATGGCAGTTTTGCAGTTGGAAAAAGTCTAAATGAAGCGTTAAAATATACATCAACCTTGGAAAACTCGGCGGAGATTTTTTACAGATGGAAAACGATAAGTTTGATGAAATAG
- a CDS encoding LpxI family protein — MKSDKIGLIAGWGDLPLTFAKSAFEKNQDLTIIAIKSSASKELEKYGKTYWFSFTEAQKIIDTLKKEKVKNLVMLGKIEHKSILFHLHKFDERAKNFLFSLKDKRAKSILHSIINELEKEGFEFIDPTPFLSSLLVEEGFLVNPIEDENIKKDIVFGMKIAKEVADLDIGQTVIVKDGVVIAVEGVEGTDKCILRGGELGGEGTVVCKAARKNQDMRYDVPVVGVKTLESMKKAKAKVLAVESGKTYLLNKDEFIKKAKEYKISVLGVKL, encoded by the coding sequence ATGAAGAGTGATAAAATCGGACTTATCGCAGGCTGGGGAGACTTACCACTAACCTTTGCAAAATCAGCTTTTGAAAAAAATCAAGACTTAACTATAATAGCCATAAAATCCTCTGCAAGTAAAGAGTTAGAAAAGTATGGAAAAACATACTGGTTTTCTTTCACAGAAGCACAAAAAATAATAGACACTCTAAAAAAAGAAAAAGTTAAAAATTTAGTAATGCTTGGGAAGATAGAACATAAATCTATACTTTTTCACCTTCATAAGTTTGATGAAAGGGCAAAGAATTTTTTATTTTCACTAAAAGACAAAAGAGCAAAATCAATTCTTCATTCCATAATAAACGAACTTGAAAAAGAAGGATTTGAGTTTATAGACCCTACTCCTTTCTTATCTTCCCTTTTAGTAGAGGAAGGATTTTTGGTAAATCCCATAGAAGATGAGAATATAAAAAAAGATATAGTATTTGGAATGAAGATAGCAAAAGAAGTTGCAGACCTTGATATTGGACAGACTGTTATTGTAAAGGACGGTGTTGTGATAGCAGTTGAAGGGGTAGAAGGAACAGATAAGTGTATACTAAGAGGTGGAGAGTTAGGTGGAGAAGGAACTGTTGTGTGTAAAGCAGCACGTAAAAATCAAGATATGAGATACGATGTACCTGTTGTAGGTGTTAAAACCTTAGAAAGTATGAAAAAAGCAAAAGCAAAAGTTTTAGCTGTAGAATCCGGAAAAACTTACCTATTAAACAAAGATGAGTTTATAAAAAAAGCAAAAGAGTATAAAATATCAGTCTTAGGAGTCAAACTTTGA
- the lpxA gene encoding acyl-ACP--UDP-N-acetylglucosamine O-acyltransferase, with protein MVEIHPSAIVSKKAKLGVNVKVGPFSIIEDEVEIGDNTVIHSSVKIKNYTKIGSNCQIYEGTVIGNIPQHLGFKGEISYVEIGNNTVLREYCTVHRGTSFDDGITKIGDNCYLMAYVHIAHDCKVGHDTILANCVTLAGHVKIGNYVFVGGLTPIHQFCRIGDYAMVGGASAVDKDIPPYTRASKNHALLYGLNLVGLKRRGFSQDQIKIIKEAYRILFRTSPTITEGIKIVEEKLPKTPEVENLLNFVKTTKRGIAPDASKRKLLLADEE; from the coding sequence ATGGTAGAGATACATCCATCAGCAATAGTAAGTAAAAAAGCAAAATTAGGGGTCAACGTTAAAGTTGGCCCTTTTTCTATTATTGAAGATGAAGTTGAGATAGGGGATAACACAGTTATTCACTCATCAGTAAAGATAAAAAACTACACAAAAATAGGTTCAAACTGTCAGATATACGAAGGTACAGTAATAGGAAACATTCCTCAACACCTTGGCTTTAAAGGAGAAATCTCTTACGTAGAGATAGGGAACAACACAGTCTTAAGAGAGTACTGTACAGTTCACAGAGGAACATCTTTTGATGATGGAATAACAAAGATAGGTGATAACTGTTATCTTATGGCTTACGTTCACATTGCCCACGACTGTAAAGTAGGACACGATACAATTTTAGCAAACTGTGTAACACTGGCAGGACATGTTAAAATAGGAAACTATGTCTTTGTAGGAGGACTAACTCCAATCCACCAGTTTTGTAGAATTGGGGATTATGCAATGGTTGGTGGAGCTTCCGCAGTAGATAAAGATATACCACCCTATACAAGAGCCTCAAAAAATCATGCTCTACTTTACGGACTTAACTTAGTTGGACTAAAGAGAAGAGGATTTTCCCAAGACCAGATTAAAATAATAAAAGAAGCCTATAGAATCTTGTTTAGAACCTCTCCCACAATAACAGAAGGTATAAAGATAGTAGAAGAAAAGCTTCCAAAAACTCCAGAAGTAGAAAACCTTTTAAACTTTGTAAAAACAACAAAAAGAGGAATAGCTCCAGACGCATCAAAAAGAAAATTACTACTTGCAGATGAAGAGTGA
- the trxA gene encoding thioredoxin: MAGKVISVNESNFEQEVLNSDVPVLVDFWAPWCGPCRLIAPIVEEIAEEMEGRAKVVKVNTDENPNLAMKYGIRAIPTIMVFKNGRVVDTRVGVQPKEVLKALLA, encoded by the coding sequence ATGGCAGGCAAAGTAATATCAGTTAACGAATCAAACTTCGAACAAGAAGTTTTGAATTCTGATGTACCAGTTTTAGTTGACTTTTGGGCACCTTGGTGTGGACCTTGCAGACTAATAGCACCAATAGTTGAAGAGATAGCAGAAGAAATGGAAGGAAGAGCAAAAGTAGTTAAAGTAAACACAGACGAAAATCCAAACCTTGCAATGAAGTATGGAATAAGAGCAATACCTACAATAATGGTATTCAAAAACGGAAGAGTTGTTGATACAAGAGTAGGAGTTCAACCAAAAGAAGTTTTAAAAGCCCTCTTAGCGTAA
- a CDS encoding ArsR/SmtB family transcription factor: MLKDQDIIENEKWQDEQFLEDTAELLKALAHPARLKIIGYLASGKKCVKHIWEALDLPQPNVSQHLSILRNRGILGYKREGSIVCYYIKDKRVLDLYKNLIQED, encoded by the coding sequence ATGCTTAAAGACCAAGACATTATAGAAAATGAAAAATGGCAAGATGAACAGTTTTTAGAAGATACAGCCGAACTTTTAAAAGCTTTAGCCCATCCAGCCAGATTAAAGATAATAGGATACCTTGCAAGTGGTAAAAAGTGTGTAAAACATATATGGGAAGCTCTTGACCTTCCTCAACCAAACGTATCTCAACACCTTTCAATACTTAGAAACAGAGGAATCTTAGGATACAAGCGAGAAGGTTCAATTGTGTGTTATTATATTAAGGACAAGAGAGTTTTAGATTTATACAAAAATTTAATACAGGAGGATTAG